Proteins encoded by one window of Brevibacterium atlanticum:
- a CDS encoding FecCD family ABC transporter permease, whose protein sequence is MSPTPTRSLTSSTTAEAVAGLRRARTRRWASVVTVLSVLVITVFVASLMIGQTFYPIDEVARVVAGQQVPGASFTVGRLRLPRAVLAVLVGLCFGLGGVTFQTMLRNPLASPDIIGISSGASAAAVFGIVTLGLGSTGVSVLAIVAGLGVALLIYALAFTNGAAGIRLILVGIGISSMLTALINWELTRAAQWDLQEALRWLAGSLNGANWDAVIPVLIALVLLCPLLIGQSKNLAITQLGDDTAEALGVRVSRTRLFVIVTAVGLIAFATAAAGPVAFVAFLSGPIAARLTGPGPSPLIPAGLVGALLVLTADLVGQFVLGTRYPVGVVTGILGAPYLLYLIIRINRSGGSL, encoded by the coding sequence GTGAGTCCGACCCCCACCCGTTCGCTGACTTCGTCCACCACCGCCGAGGCGGTCGCCGGGCTGCGTCGTGCCCGCACCCGACGCTGGGCGTCGGTCGTGACCGTCCTGTCCGTGCTCGTCATCACCGTCTTCGTCGCCAGTCTCATGATCGGTCAGACCTTCTACCCCATCGACGAGGTGGCGCGTGTCGTCGCCGGCCAGCAGGTGCCCGGAGCCTCGTTCACCGTCGGTCGACTCCGGCTGCCCCGAGCGGTCCTGGCCGTGCTCGTCGGACTGTGCTTCGGCCTCGGCGGAGTCACTTTTCAGACGATGCTGCGCAATCCTCTGGCCAGCCCCGACATCATCGGCATCAGCTCCGGAGCTTCGGCCGCCGCGGTGTTCGGCATCGTCACCCTCGGCCTCGGCAGCACGGGCGTCTCGGTCCTCGCGATCGTCGCGGGCCTCGGCGTCGCCCTGCTCATCTACGCTCTCGCCTTCACGAACGGGGCCGCCGGAATCCGCCTCATCCTCGTGGGCATCGGCATCTCCTCGATGCTCACGGCGCTCATCAATTGGGAACTGACCCGCGCCGCACAGTGGGATCTGCAGGAGGCGCTGCGCTGGCTTGCCGGCAGTCTCAACGGCGCGAACTGGGATGCGGTGATCCCGGTCCTCATCGCCCTGGTACTCCTCTGCCCGCTCTTGATCGGCCAGTCGAAGAATCTCGCGATCACCCAACTCGGGGACGACACCGCCGAGGCCCTCGGCGTGCGGGTCTCCCGGACCCGGCTGTTCGTCATCGTCACCGCCGTCGGGCTCATCGCGTTCGCAACTGCGGCGGCCGGGCCCGTGGCCTTTGTCGCGTTCCTGTCCGGGCCGATCGCCGCCAGGCTCACCGGTCCCGGCCCCTCACCGCTCATTCCCGCCGGACTCGTCGGAGCCCTGCTGGTGCTCACCGCCGACCTCGTCGGCCAGTTCGTACTCGGCACCCGTTATCCGGTCGGCGTCGTCACGGGCATCCTCGGCGCCCCGTATCTTCTCTACCTCATCATCAGGATCAATCGTTCGGGAGGCTCCCTGTGA
- a CDS encoding FecCD family ABC transporter permease, producing the protein MTVPTTVESTAARLRRSTHVRLLWMCAALALVIALMVASIMIGSRSVDLADALAALGGSASGFDQAAVAKRIPRTLLAVCVGAALGVSGAVMQGVTRNPLADPGILGVNTGASLAVVIGIASFGLTSASGYIWFAIAGAAVTSVFVYAVGSLGRQGATPLKLALAGAATAAALSSFISAVVLPRGDIADLARDWQIGGVGGVTMDSVELILPFLAGGFLLSIYCAPGLNALALGDELAAGLGQHVGLTRALSAASAVILCGAATAVAGPIGFLGLVIPHACRLLIGVDHRWLLPFSAVTGAGLLTASDILGRIVARPAELDVGILTALIGAPFFIAIVRRQKVKSL; encoded by the coding sequence ATGACCGTTCCCACCACCGTCGAGTCGACCGCCGCCCGGCTGCGGCGGTCGACTCACGTCCGCCTCCTGTGGATGTGCGCCGCCCTCGCCCTCGTCATCGCCCTCATGGTCGCCTCGATCATGATCGGCTCCCGCAGCGTCGACCTCGCCGATGCACTCGCCGCACTCGGCGGATCCGCCTCCGGCTTCGACCAGGCCGCCGTGGCCAAACGCATCCCGCGGACCCTGTTGGCCGTCTGCGTCGGTGCCGCCCTCGGCGTCTCCGGGGCCGTGATGCAGGGAGTGACCCGCAATCCACTGGCCGATCCCGGCATCCTCGGTGTCAACACCGGCGCCTCCCTGGCCGTGGTCATCGGCATCGCGAGCTTCGGCCTCACCAGCGCGTCCGGCTACATCTGGTTCGCCATCGCCGGTGCCGCCGTCACCTCGGTGTTCGTCTATGCCGTCGGTTCCCTCGGACGGCAGGGAGCGACCCCGCTCAAGCTCGCCCTGGCCGGTGCCGCCACCGCTGCCGCGCTGTCCTCGTTCATCTCCGCCGTCGTGCTCCCCCGCGGTGACATCGCCGACCTCGCCAGGGACTGGCAGATCGGCGGGGTCGGCGGAGTGACGATGGACTCGGTCGAACTCATCCTGCCCTTCCTCGCAGGCGGCTTCCTCCTCAGCATCTACTGCGCGCCGGGGCTCAACGCCCTGGCCCTCGGCGACGAACTCGCCGCCGGCCTCGGACAGCACGTGGGCCTGACCCGAGCCCTGTCCGCCGCAAGTGCTGTCATCCTCTGCGGTGCCGCCACTGCCGTGGCCGGGCCCATCGGCTTCCTCGGACTCGTCATCCCCCACGCCTGCCGACTGCTCATCGGCGTCGATCACCGGTGGCTGCTGCCGTTCTCCGCGGTCACCGGCGCCGGCCTGCTGACCGCCTCGGACATCCTCGGACGCATCGTCGCCCGCCCCGCCGAACTCGACGTCGGCATCCTCACCGCGCTCATCGGCGCACCGTTCTTCATCGCCATCGTCCGCCGTCAGAAGGTGAAGTCGCTGTGA
- a CDS encoding ABC transporter ATP-binding protein yields MTTDHSLAAEDLHLSYGDADIISGLSLKLPAGDITGIVGANACGKSTLLKSMSRLLTPRQGRVILDGRHVHSMPAKQLARTLGLLPQTPIAPEGITVADLVGRGRHPHQGAFSRWSAADDLAVAEALDATGTADLADRSVDELSGGQRQRVWIAMALAQQTDILLLDEPTTFLDVNHQVEVLDLLTELNERSGVTIVMVLHDLNLAARYCDRLIMLAAGGIHAAGTPAEVLTEDNVEEVFGLANRIVDDPVSGQPLMLPIGRHRTL; encoded by the coding sequence GTGACCACGGATCATTCGCTCGCAGCTGAGGATCTGCATCTGTCCTACGGAGACGCCGATATCATCTCGGGTCTGAGCCTGAAACTGCCTGCAGGAGACATCACCGGCATCGTCGGGGCCAATGCCTGCGGCAAGTCGACGCTGCTCAAATCGATGTCGCGTCTGCTCACCCCGCGTCAGGGTCGGGTGATCCTCGACGGGCGTCACGTCCATTCGATGCCGGCCAAACAGCTCGCCCGGACCTTGGGTCTGCTCCCGCAGACACCGATCGCTCCGGAGGGCATCACCGTCGCCGACCTCGTCGGTCGCGGCCGTCATCCGCATCAGGGGGCATTCTCCCGGTGGAGCGCCGCCGATGACCTCGCCGTCGCCGAGGCGCTCGACGCCACCGGGACGGCCGACCTCGCCGATCGCTCCGTCGACGAGCTCTCCGGCGGTCAGAGGCAGCGGGTGTGGATCGCGATGGCCCTGGCTCAGCAGACCGACATCCTGCTGCTCGATGAGCCCACAACGTTCCTCGACGTCAATCATCAGGTCGAGGTGCTCGATCTGCTCACCGAGCTCAACGAACGCTCCGGAGTCACGATCGTCATGGTCCTCCACGACCTCAACCTCGCCGCCCGTTACTGTGACCGACTGATCATGCTCGCCGCGGGAGGCATCCACGCCGCAGGCACCCCCGCCGAGGTGCTCACCGAGGACAACGTCGAAGAGGTCTTCGGCCTGGCGAACCGGATCGTCGACGACCCCGTCTCCGGTCAGCCGCTGATGCTGCCGATCGGCCGCCACCGGACTCTGTGA
- a CDS encoding iron-siderophore ABC transporter substrate-binding protein — translation MALTATMATALVLSACSSPDSSADADSGDSSWEPVTIEHALGTTEIEKKPERVATVNWANHEVPLALGVVPVGMASADFGDDDGNGVLPWVEDKLEELDADTPTLFDETDGIDFEAVADTQPDVILAGYSGLSQEDYDTLSEIAPVVAYPETAWGTPWREMIEINSEAIGMKDEGEKLIGELESEIDDKVADHPAIKDKSTMFLTHVDPSDLSEVNFYTTHDTRAMFFDDLGMQAPASIAKASEKTDQFSSKVSAEQADVFDDVDIIVTYGDDELVKTLEDDELLSQMPAVKNDAIVNLPGDQPLGTAANPTPLSISFILDDYLDELDAAASNGK, via the coding sequence ATGGCACTCACCGCCACCATGGCCACCGCCCTCGTCCTCTCGGCCTGCTCGTCACCCGATTCCTCCGCCGATGCCGACTCGGGAGACAGTTCCTGGGAGCCGGTGACGATCGAACACGCCCTCGGCACCACGGAGATCGAGAAGAAGCCCGAACGGGTAGCCACCGTCAACTGGGCCAACCATGAGGTGCCGCTGGCCCTCGGCGTCGTCCCCGTCGGGATGGCCAGTGCCGACTTCGGCGACGATGACGGCAACGGCGTCCTTCCCTGGGTCGAGGACAAGCTCGAGGAACTCGATGCGGACACCCCGACCCTGTTCGACGAGACCGACGGCATCGACTTCGAGGCCGTCGCCGACACTCAGCCCGATGTCATCCTCGCCGGCTACTCGGGCCTGAGCCAGGAGGACTACGACACTCTGTCGGAGATCGCGCCGGTCGTCGCCTACCCGGAGACCGCGTGGGGCACACCCTGGCGGGAGATGATCGAGATCAACAGCGAAGCCATCGGCATGAAGGACGAGGGCGAGAAGCTCATCGGAGAGCTCGAATCCGAGATCGATGACAAGGTCGCCGACCACCCGGCGATCAAGGACAAGTCGACGATGTTCCTCACCCACGTCGACCCCTCCGACCTCTCCGAAGTCAACTTCTACACCACGCATGACACCCGGGCGATGTTCTTCGACGACCTCGGAATGCAGGCACCGGCAAGCATCGCGAAGGCTTCGGAGAAGACCGACCAGTTCTCCTCGAAGGTCAGCGCCGAACAGGCCGATGTCTTCGACGACGTCGACATCATCGTCACCTACGGCGACGACGAACTCGTCAAGACCCTCGAAGACGACGAACTGCTCTCGCAGATGCCCGCAGTGAAGAACGACGCGATCGTCAACCTGCCCGGCGATCAGCCCCTGGGCACTGCAGCGAACCCGACCCCGCTGTCGATCTCGTTCATCCTCGATGACTACCTCGACGAACTCGACGCGGCCGCGTCGAACGGCAAGTAG